Part of the Passer domesticus isolate bPasDom1 chromosome 30, bPasDom1.hap1, whole genome shotgun sequence genome, ggcctggctgctcctggcacactcagccagcacacctggagctcaggcagggagCGGGGGGAAggtttcccagagcaggaaaaaggcTGGGTGAGTCCCAGCAGGACAAGCTAGAGGGGATAGCCCAGGTTTGGCTCAtagcagcctctcctgacttgtcactgtcctttcttcATGAACAGGTCCCTACATGCAGGCCCAGCAAATGTctaacagcagctccatcagccacttcctcctgctggcattggcagacacgcggcagctgcagctcctgcacttctgcctcttgctgggcatctccctggctgccctcctgggcaacggcctcatcatcagcgccgtagcctgcggccaccacctgcacacgcccatgttcttcttcctgctcaacctggccctcagtgacctgggctccatctgcaccactgtccccaaagccatgcacaattccctctgggacaccaggaacatctcctacacaggatgtgctacacaagtttttctggttttcttcttccttggaTCAGAAttttccctcctgaccatcatgtgctacgaccgctatgtgtgcatctgcaaacccctgcactacgggaccctcctgggcagcagagcttgtgcccacatggcagcagctgcctgggccagtgcctttctctattcactgATTCACACAGTCAATACATTTtcgctgcccctgtgccatggcaatgtcctgggccagttcttctgtgaaatcccacacatcctcaagctctcctgctccaaatcctatgTCAGGGAACTGGGGCTTCTTGCTATTAGTGGCTGTTTAGGacttggctgttttgtgttcattgttttctcctatgtgcagatcttcagggctgtgctgaggatcccctctgagcagggacggcacaaagccttttccacctgcctccctcacctggctgtggtctctctcTTCCTCAGCACTGGCACATTTGCCTACCTGAAGCCCCCAtccatgtcctccccatccctggatgtggccctgtcagttctgtactcggtggtgcctccagccctgaaccccctcatctacagcctgaggaaccaggagctcaaggctgcagtatGGAGAATGGTGACTGGATggtttcagaaacattaaactgctgggcaatttctgcaaatcacttgtaataaaagtcatctttgatacttcttgttggtttcattttagaggttctttttccttgttttagCTTTGCCATACTGTCCAAAAATAAATGCCATTGCTTGTGccatttcttattttctttctctccacaTTCCCTGTAGCCACAGTCCATGTCAATGAGGGGCTGCGCTTTGGTGGCTTTAAatgaactaaaggatctcccagcagagttttcagcagaaatgcccttttgttgctttctctggagctgcagcagcaatgtctgtgtgcagagctgggggcagatcagtgctggcccagcagcagcagcagcagcagcagcacttggtgttgccagtgctgctgccgtggccctgccccgctgccctggtggccctggtgttgctgcagggcctgagtgctctcggggccgggcacagtcctgggggtggcagtgccggggctgcagcagggacaggccatgggcactgctggggcagcgctgatgCCTCAgaccaggccctgggggctgcaggctccttgcccaggctctctcaagaacacggccaggccaatgctcagcacagaaaagccccagggtgagcagccccaggctggccgtgggcaggctgggggcaaacagcatggctggggctctgcaagggccctgggggagacgggaaggagcagcagagcagggactgatccatccccagtgcgctgcacagcccagggcagcgtcccagggcatcctcatggagctgccaacaacatcccccctctgcagccctggcctcttccccagctcacacaggtgccacatccttgcaggcacagccacggcagcactggctcaggagcccctgtttgcattgcacagagcaggcgggagcacccccatgctgctgctgtggggacatgaacctgagggagcacaaatgccatcagcccctggggccagcaagggctgggggacaccagggaaaccactcagctttgtcctggcctctgcagtcagccagaaagtttgttcccatcagctgggagtttcctgtcccactgcagacgctgttgctcagagccagggctgcctggcagccacccccaaactgcccccaggatttccttggcttcacctttgctttctttactcttcctggtacaaatttcttcctgttgcccacccctgttccctccctggcaaacagcccatccctgtttgtcCTTTCCtgtctggccccactccccattgcagttcctgacttggcaccatgggaacgtcccttgtgcagcaggatcatcctccaagtgctgcaggaattgtctgcaggctcctgcagtgcctggtgctgctcccttgccagaggtaCCCCAGGccggggggcacatctgggctgctgtgtctgcctgtggggctccctgttctgggccatgaggaggagctgcagaggctctgcaggactgacaggatgggctttggggctggcaggagaagctgaggcacctgggctgctggagcttctgaagaggaggcccagggctcatcctgcaactgctgcaagggtggtttcagagaatcccagaatcagcaaggttggaaaagaccttggagatcatcaagtccaacacGTGCCCTGACATTGCCttgtcacccctgagcctcctcctctccaggataaataaccccagctccctcagatgCTCCTCAAAAAACTTGTGTTCCAGATCCCTCCCCAGCCTTGTtacccttctctggacatgctccagcccttcTATGCCCATCCTAAACGGGGGGACCCaggactggacacagcactcgaggtgctgcccaaccagtgctgagcacaggggaggaatcactgccctgctcctgctggccacaccattcctgatccacgGGAGTGCCAGGGGTTGTATATAATGGCAAtggtgggaaggggctgaggacAAAGTGttattgattgtcagccatgaagggtgttgattttcatatctattcagaCTGTATTAG contains:
- the LOC135287609 gene encoding olfactory receptor 14I1-like, which gives rise to MSNSSSISHFLLLALADTRQLQLLHFCLLLGISLAALLGNGLIISAVACGHHLHTPMFFFLLNLALSDLGSICTTVPKAMHNSLWDTRNISYTGCATQVFLVFFFLGSEFSLLTIMCYDRYVCICKPLHYGTLLGSRACAHMAAAAWASAFLYSLIHTVNTFSLPLCHGNVLGQFFCEIPHILKLSCSKSYVRELGLLAISGCLGLGCFVFIVFSYVQIFRAVLRIPSEQGRHKAFSTCLPHLAVVSLFLSTGTFAYLKPPSMSSPSLDVALSVLYSVVPPALNPLIYSLRNQELKAAVWRMVTGWFQKH